In the genome of Sesamum indicum cultivar Zhongzhi No. 13 unplaced genomic scaffold, S_indicum_v1.0 scaffold00139, whole genome shotgun sequence, one region contains:
- the LOC105179301 gene encoding mitogen-activated protein kinase kinase kinase 3-like, with the protein KGHVSLPTWIAIWCFGDSCSYEKGEKLYNVLLEYAPGGALADKLRNSDGGGMPESEVRVYTKALLKGNIYIHKFGYVHCDIKLQNIFLGANGRVKIGDFGLAKRDGGRKGAATGCELRGTPLYISPEMVVGGKQGPPADIWALGCVVAEMLFGNPAWRCSDIAGWMMRIEVGEEVPEIPRSLSKEGRDFLCKYFVKDPSKRWTVEML; encoded by the coding sequence AAAGGCCACGTCAGCTTGCCAACGTGGATTGCAATTTGGTGCTTTGGGGACAGTTGTTCGTATGAGAAGGGCGAGAAATTGTATAATGTGTTGTTGGAGTATGCTCCAGGCGGCGCTTTGGCTGATAAGCTTAGGAATTCCGATGGTGGGGGGATGCCGGAATCTGAAGTCCGAGTATACACAAAGGCTTTGCTCAAAGGGAATATCTATATTCACAAGTTCGGGTACGTTCACTGTGATATCAagcttcaaaatatttttttaggcGCGAATGGCCGCGTGAAGATCGGTGATTTTGGGCTTGCGAAGCGGGATGGAGGGAGAAAAGGAGCCGCGACGGGGTGCGAATTGAGGGGCACCCCTTTGTACATATCGCCGGAGATGGTTGTCGGGGGCAAGCAGGGGCCTCCGGCGGATATTTGGGCACTTGGGTGCGTCGTGGCGGAGATGTTGTTTGGAAATCCGGCGTGGCGGTGCTCAGATATCGCCGGATGGATGATGAGAATCGAAGTAGGTGAAGAAGTGCCAGAGATCCCCAGAAGTTTATCGAAGGAAGGCAGAGattttctttgtaaatatTTCGTGAAGGATCCAAGCAAGAGATGGACGGTGGAGATGCTCTGA